The DNA sequence GCCACGAACACGAATGCTTGGTGGATCCCATAAAGAACGATATCACCAATTTCCATGTCATCCAACCCGGTTCCTCCATAGCCACCTCTCTTGTGGAGGGCGAGGCGGTAACAAAGCAGGTTGCAATTCTCAACATAACCGGCAGGCGTTTCACGGTAGACAAAATTTCCCTGAAAACGGTCCGGCCATTCGTCACCAGGGAGGTTGTGCTGGCGGAAGACAAACGATTCAAGGGGCTCGAGAAGAAACAGGACAACCGCCAAGAAGTCACCAAACGCTTGATGACAATTGTTGAAGAGATGATTGAGCAAGCTAATGCCCTGTGGGAGTCCACCCACGGCGGTGATGctgccgaggatgaggagacgCCTCTTCCCCTGATACGACTCAAAGTGGAATATACCGCTCCGGAAGGCTCCAAGTTTGACGTGGAAAACCCCCAGCGCTTCTCCAACAGGTTTGCCAGCAGGGTGGCCAATCAGAACGACGTCGTGTACTTTTACCGAAAGAAGACAGCAGTCACAAGTGAGTGGAGGACACAAGAGCGGCCGTGCAAGAAGCTAACCAAGCGCAGGGAAAATTCCCAACGACTCAAAGGAGCTGCGAGAAGGCGTTGCAGAAGCCCTGGAATCGGTCGATACCATCAAGGTCGACACTCTTGTGCAGGAATACTTTGCCCAGCAGTCTTTGAAGATTCTGCCACAAGCTCCTTTTGGAGATGCTGTCAACCAGTTCGTCAACAAAGATGACAAGCATGCTGTGGAGATGTTTCTACTCGAGTCACTCTCCACGCAGGTCAAGGGGCTGCTGCAGCTCGATGACGAAAAGGTGACGGACGACTTGGAGGCACAAATCGAGGAATACAGGAAAGTCATGGAGAAAGATTTTGTCATCGGCCAGCACAAGCAAGCACAACGCAAGAGGAGGttcaagcccaagcccaatGGCTGGGATTCTGATGTGGATGGCCACTGGCATGCCCAGCCGGAAGCGCTTGAAGAGCTGGTGGCATCTCCACCACAGGCAACTTTCAAGAGCCGAGGCGGTGCTCGCCCAACCTCTGGCGTTGTCTTCAGTGATGAGAACGAGGAcatgttggaggaggaaccgGTCGCGGCGGAGCCAAAGCGAGCAGCGAGAGGAGCCCGAAAGACTGCTGCCACACCAGCCAAGAAAGCAGcagtggccaagaaggcggcaGCGCCTGCGAAGAAAGCCACGATGAGGACTGCCAAAGCAGCTGCACGAGGTCGAAAAAGGGGAAACCCCTTCGAGGACagcgacgaagaagaagaagacgtgATCATGGAGGACGATGGTTTTgagccacctccaccctcgacACGTGCTATACGGGGCGCTACCAAAAGCACTCGGCAAACCACACTCAACTTTGCCTCGCAGTCCCAAAAACCGGCCAGGGCGACGCAAAAGGCGATCGAGATCAGTGACGATGAGATTtcagaggatgatgatgccttTGAGACCATGCCCGCCACGAGCAAGAGGGGCAAGCGTCGCTGATGGCTGGTGCAATTAGGGCAGGATGTGCCGAATTTTGTATGAATAAATGGCCAAGTGTAAAGAAAAGACAGAAAAAGGGCAAATGCATTAAATAGTCTGGGCAGCTATCTGAGTAGCCAACATGATCCATATCATCTCTCCTGTCTCCTAGCGGGTGTAGTGTGCTGCTGAAGGGGAGCAAAGAGGCTGGCACGGTGCGGGTGCACTGTGAGAGGTTGCCGCTGAACACTGTACTTTGCAACCACGCACCTTCTCAAGTCCCAagctctgtctctctctctctctctctcccatccCAACGACGATCGGGCTGTCCGgcattttctttcttcccaTACGTAACGTATGGTACAATCGACATACACGGTACCCAAATCACTCCATCGCGCCTTTGCCCGGCGCGCGCGCTTTCACTGCGGGCTTCGAATCGGGAGATCCATTTAGACTTTCGACAATTCATTGCTGTCGCGGCGTCTGAATAACCCGCAATCATAACCTAGAGCAATTGAAGATGGCGACCGGCACTCAACCAACCGAGAATCCCGACCAGAGTGCGTCCGCATCCACACAGCCCAACGGCACGCAATCACCACCTACGAATGCGACAGCGACTGGCGAGGCTGCCGTGGGAGCCGTGGAGGGAGGGCCCGTCGTCCCGCCCCTCCTCGAGGCGAAGACTCCATTGAGGAAAGATGCTTCGCTCAAGGAATTCTTGAACAAAATGGACGACTACGCTCCCATTGTACGTATACCACCCCCTTCAGAGGCCAATTCATTCCCTGTGTCTGACCTTGCTTCACCACAGATCCCCGATGCAGTGACCAACTACTACATGACCCGAGCCGgcctcccgcctccaccgcagACCGACCAAAGGCTCGCCCGCCTCTTAGCGCTTGCCACGCAGAAATTCATCGCTGACATTGCTGCCGATGCTTATCAATACAGCCGCATTCGCGCAAGCAACACCAGTGCCAACAACCCAATGGGCAACCTGGGCGCCGCGGCTGGTTTCCCCATCCCAGGACAGCCGGCAAATCAGCCTGGGGCCAAGGATCAGGGTAGGGGCGGGCCTTTGGGCATCCAGAGGCCAGGctacggtggtggtggacaggGTAGTCAGCAGAACAGGACGGTGCTCACCATGGAGGACTTGGGCATGGCCGTTGGCGAGTTCGGGGTGAATGTCAAGAGAAGTGAGTTTTACCGCTAGACTCTGGGGTGTGTAGTCATGAAATGGGCAAGCAGCACATCGGTTGGCATGGGCATACGGAGTAATTTTTACCGAGTCAATAAGCGGGTCACACAACACAGGCGTTTGGGAACAAGAATGGAGGGCCAggcgtttttttttcggtaGGGAGTCCTGTATCTACCATGGGAAAGGACCACGGGATCGGCCATCTTATTTTTTGGTAGTTGATTGCTTACAAGCGAAAGGTTTATTATTTGGTTCTGCGGTTCTCTtgacccttcttcttcctcataTACTTGGCCAGGCCAAAGTTAATCCTTAGTGATGATGCCAGCGGGACGTTGGCTCGCCAGTTCTTCTGCTTGGCCAGCGACATAAACGGTGCCGCTCCGTGCTATTGATACAGCAGTTGTACAGGATATCATCACGTCCCAAACGGGAGCGCAGTCTTCTATTTCTTCTTGCCCCAGATGAATGGTTTTCGGGTCCTATGGTCCAATACATAGTCAGCTCCTACATTCCCGTGCCCATGCTTTCTTGACGGAATGTTGTGTACGTTGAAAACTCGCCGAGCTTATgtcccaccatctcctcggTAATGGTCACGTCATGGTAGACCTTGCCGTTGTGCACCTGGAACTTGAGCCCCACGAAGTTGGGGAGAATGGTGGCCGACCGGGCCTGGGTCCGGATCGGGGCAATCTTTTGTCCTGGCTCGGGCCGTACAATAGGGAGTCTTGTGCTTGTCAGTAGTCGGTCGAGAGAAGCAGCCTTCTCGTGAGTGACTaggccgggggaggagggccgCGGGAGGACGGGGGCTTGATGGCCTTACGGGACAATGTGCGGACCTAGGCCAGTCAGTAAGCCAAGTCAGACCATCGTTAAGAACAAAGTGCTGCAACTGACCTTTCCAGACCGAGCGCTTGAGCAGGCACCTCGTGGGCTGCATGTTGGGCAGGCAGTGGGAGTGTGTGGTGGGACAACAAGAAGCAAGCACTCCTGCGTATTGGCTGTTTGGCTGTCCACCAAGGTGCTCGCCGTTGACAGAAATCCTGGCCGCGAAAAGTTAATGTGGGGCTTCAGTCTGTCAGGTCACGTGCCCTCCCTGAGCACAACCACCTTTCGTCTCCTCTGCTCACGCTGACGTTCCTCGTCCCTAGTCATTCGATGCGATGGAATAATTAGCGCAGCCGGTGCACTGACAGCATAgttcctctcctcatccccacaaACTACGATCCATCATCTGTGCACTCTCTGGTGAGCGTCGGCAACAgtcaccacaccatcatAAAGGTACCCACAGACcttgggtaggtaggtagtacTATCGTACTCATCCGTCCTTGGCAAACCAGGCTCATCTGTGGCTGCTATAATAGGGCTCTTTCGGCCACGTGATATTTTCACATCCAGCTATCAGTCAACTCAGCTCTCGAGTTTGCTGATCTCCCGAGAAGGAGTCGAGGTCTCCATTGCATGAAACTGCCAGGAAGACTCAGCCAAGAAACCAATGGTACGACGTGGATATACGCCCAGTTGCAGCAATATGTGGTACACAGTACGGCTGTCTGTCGTCATCAGTCA is a window from the Podospora pseudocomata strain CBS 415.72m chromosome 6, whole genome shotgun sequence genome containing:
- the MRE11 gene encoding meiotic recombination (COG:L; EggNog:ENOG503NUJ4; BUSCO:EOG09262GVX), which produces MPQAPEEDTIRILVSTDNHVGYAERDPIRKDDSWRTFDEIMQIAKAQDVDMVLLGGDLFHDNKPSRKSMYQVIQSLRKNCLGMKPCELEFLSDPQEVFGASTGCVNYQDPDINISIPVFSIHGNHDDPSGDGHYCSLDLLQAAGLVNYFGRVPEADNIHVKPVLLRKGETKLALYGLSNVRDERMHRTFRDNKVHFYRPGQQRNDFFNLLTLHQNHYAHTPTSYVSENMLPEFMDLVIWGHEHECLVDPIKNDITNFHVIQPGSSIATSLVEGEAVTKQVAILNITGRRFTVDKISLKTVRPFVTREVVLAEDKRFKGLEKKQDNRQEVTKRLMTIVEEMIEQANALWESTHGGDAAEDEETPLPLIRLKVEYTAPEGSKFDVENPQRFSNRFASRVANQNDVVYFYRKKTAVTRKIPNDSKELREGVAEALESVDTIKVDTLVQEYFAQQSLKILPQAPFGDAVNQFVNKDDKHAVEMFLLESLSTQVKGLLQLDDEKVTDDLEAQIEEYRKVMEKDFVIGQHKQAQRKRRFKPKPNGWDSDVDGHWHAQPEALEELVASPPQATFKSRGGARPTSGVVFSDENEDMLEEEPVAAEPKRAARGARKTAATPAKKAAVAKKAAAPAKKATMRTAKAAARGRKRGNPFEDSDEEEEDVIMEDDGFEPPPPSTRAIRGATKSTRQTTLNFASQSQKPARATQKAIEISDDEISEDDDAFETMPATSKRGKRR
- a CDS encoding hypothetical protein (EggNog:ENOG503P5W3; COG:K), whose amino-acid sequence is MATGTQPTENPDQSASASTQPNGTQSPPTNATATGEAAVGAVEGGPVVPPLLEAKTPLRKDASLKEFLNKMDDYAPIIPDAVTNYYMTRAGLPPPPQTDQRLARLLALATQKFIADIAADAYQYSRIRASNTSANNPMGNLGAAAGFPIPGQPANQPGAKDQGRGGPLGIQRPGYGGGGQGSQQNRTVLTMEDLGMAVGEFGVNVKRSEFYR
- the RSM19 gene encoding mitochondrial ribosomal small subunit component (EggNog:ENOG503P54F; COG:J), which produces MQPTRCLLKRSVWKGPHIVPLPIVRPEPGQKIAPIRTQARSATILPNFVGLKFQVHNGKVYHDVTITEEMVGHKLGEFSTTRKPFIWGKKK